A single region of the Streptomyces sp. NBC_01262 genome encodes:
- a CDS encoding penicillin-binding transpeptidase domain-containing protein, which produces MTAHARHAAAFCLLLFTALLVNAVRVQVLDAPAYNGNPANRRPVIARFDHPRGDILVGSRAVTGSRATGGQLKYVRTYTDGPLYAPVTGFASQTYGATLVEAAADEALAPGEDITTTIDPAAQRAAYRGLGRKKGAVAALDPATGRILALVSTPSYDPGSFAGTGPDATDAWARLLDDPDEPMLNRALRQTYPPGSAFKTVTAVAALASGTVTDVDEPTDSPDPYPLPGSTTRLTNESTSGACRDASLRLAYQISCNTVFGKLGVDTGLDAMAETAEAFGFNDPALRIPSRAATSVFDPHMDRAQLAMSAIGQYNTAATPLQMAMVAAAVANGGALMQPHILDTYGGYGFSVYRQVMNPAVAVQMQQLMTAAVTDGTGRNAAIPHAVVGGKTGTAQNGENNRGLPLAWFISWAHPDRSPTPSVAVAVVVEDAAADRADISGGGNAAPIARAVMRAVLG; this is translated from the coding sequence ATGACGGCCCACGCCCGGCACGCCGCCGCCTTCTGCCTGCTGCTGTTCACCGCCCTGCTGGTCAACGCGGTGCGCGTCCAGGTCCTCGACGCCCCCGCCTACAACGGCAATCCCGCCAACCGCCGCCCCGTCATCGCCCGCTTCGACCACCCGCGCGGCGACATCCTCGTCGGCTCCCGCGCCGTCACCGGCTCCCGGGCCACCGGCGGCCAGCTCAAGTACGTACGCACCTACACCGACGGCCCCCTCTACGCCCCCGTCACCGGCTTCGCCTCCCAGACCTACGGCGCCACCCTGGTAGAGGCCGCCGCCGACGAGGCCCTCGCCCCCGGCGAGGACATCACCACCACCATCGACCCCGCCGCCCAGCGCGCCGCCTACCGGGGCCTCGGCCGCAAGAAGGGCGCCGTCGCCGCCCTCGACCCCGCCACCGGCCGCATCCTGGCTCTGGTCAGCACGCCCTCGTACGACCCGGGCTCCTTCGCCGGCACCGGGCCGGACGCGACCGACGCCTGGGCCCGCCTGCTCGACGACCCGGACGAGCCGATGCTCAACCGGGCCCTGCGCCAGACCTATCCCCCGGGCTCCGCATTCAAGACGGTCACCGCCGTGGCCGCGCTGGCCAGCGGCACCGTCACCGATGTCGACGAGCCGACGGACTCCCCCGACCCCTATCCGCTGCCCGGTTCCACGACCCGGCTGACCAACGAGTCGACCTCCGGCGCATGCCGCGACGCGAGCCTGCGCCTGGCCTACCAGATCTCCTGCAACACGGTCTTCGGCAAGCTCGGCGTCGACACCGGGCTCGACGCCATGGCCGAGACCGCCGAGGCCTTCGGCTTCAACGACCCGGCGCTGCGGATCCCCTCCCGCGCCGCCACCAGCGTCTTCGACCCGCACATGGACCGGGCCCAGCTCGCCATGTCCGCCATCGGCCAGTACAACACCGCCGCCACGCCCCTGCAGATGGCCATGGTCGCCGCGGCCGTCGCCAACGGCGGGGCACTGATGCAGCCGCACATCCTGGACACGTACGGCGGCTACGGCTTCTCCGTCTACCGCCAGGTCATGAATCCCGCCGTCGCCGTCCAGATGCAGCAGCTCATGACCGCCGCCGTCACCGACGGCACCGGCCGCAACGCCGCCATCCCGCACGCGGTGGTCGGCGGCAAGACCGGCACCGCACAGAACGGCGAGAACAACCGCGGCCTCCCGCTGGCCTGGTTCATCTCCTGGGCCCACCCCGACCGCTCCCCCACCCCGTCCGTCGCGGTCGCCGTCGTCGTCGAGGACGCCGCCGCCGACCGCGCCGACATCAGCGGCGGCGGCAACGCGGCGCCTATCGCCCGAGCGGTGATGCGGGCCGTTCTGGGCTGA
- a CDS encoding carboxylesterase/lipase family protein gives MTDDVYATTFGLVRGHRRSPGTGIVSVRGIPYAAPPFGPGRFAAPRPPEAWTGVRDGWEFGPVAPQSAELPGAPKWSEASEADDGGILTVNVWMPGEAAGPLPVVVWIHGGAYSFGSSAQPDFDGTELARAGLVVVTLNYRLGFEGFGHVPGRPDNRGLLDQIAALRWVRDNIAAFGGDPGNVTVAGQSAGATSAACLATMDGARGLFRRAVLLSAVGPCYSAELAEATAREVEAAAGTPAAEASPGALVAASDRVSERCGQDPAAGMRYHDPVLYGPVVDGVTLPEDPVDALAAGRADGIDLLVCHTTQEYRLFHAVGGARPQAPVPGLPDGLLAGYRALMPAATPTDLYLAVCGDLVFTEYGLRLAEGHVRAGGRAFTARFDRRRPGVHAWHCADVPFVFGTHTIPEAEFLIGGPPTAADHDLSRRMIRSLAGFAATGDPGWPVDRTWTWSTGEPAEPLPDTRALWRDHRFSPERPASPLGR, from the coding sequence GTGACGGACGACGTCTACGCCACCACCTTCGGACTCGTGCGCGGCCACCGCCGGTCGCCGGGCACCGGCATCGTCTCCGTACGCGGGATCCCCTACGCCGCACCGCCCTTCGGGCCGGGCCGCTTCGCCGCGCCCCGGCCGCCCGAAGCCTGGACGGGGGTGCGGGACGGGTGGGAGTTCGGGCCGGTGGCACCGCAGTCGGCGGAGCTGCCGGGGGCGCCGAAGTGGTCGGAGGCGTCGGAAGCGGATGACGGCGGGATTCTGACCGTCAACGTATGGATGCCGGGGGAAGCGGCGGGGCCGCTGCCGGTGGTGGTGTGGATCCACGGCGGGGCGTACAGCTTCGGGTCGAGCGCGCAGCCGGACTTCGACGGGACGGAGCTCGCCCGGGCGGGGCTGGTCGTGGTGACGCTCAACTACCGCCTCGGGTTCGAGGGGTTCGGGCATGTGCCGGGGCGTCCGGACAACCGGGGGCTGCTCGACCAGATCGCCGCCCTGCGCTGGGTCCGGGACAACATCGCCGCGTTCGGGGGCGATCCGGGGAATGTGACCGTGGCCGGGCAGTCCGCCGGGGCGACCTCCGCCGCCTGCCTCGCGACCATGGACGGGGCCCGGGGGCTCTTCCGGCGGGCGGTGCTGCTCAGCGCGGTGGGGCCGTGCTACTCGGCGGAGCTGGCCGAGGCCACGGCCCGGGAGGTGGAAGCCGCTGCCGGGACGCCGGCCGCCGAGGCGTCCCCCGGGGCGCTGGTGGCGGCGTCGGACCGGGTGAGCGAGCGCTGCGGGCAGGATCCGGCCGCCGGGATGCGGTATCACGACCCGGTGCTGTACGGGCCGGTGGTGGACGGGGTGACCCTGCCCGAGGACCCGGTCGACGCTCTGGCGGCGGGCCGGGCGGACGGTATCGACCTGCTGGTCTGCCACACCACGCAGGAGTACCGCCTCTTCCACGCCGTCGGCGGCGCCCGGCCGCAGGCCCCGGTCCCGGGGCTGCCGGACGGGCTCCTCGCGGGCTACCGCGCCCTGATGCCGGCCGCCACGCCCACCGACCTCTACCTCGCGGTGTGCGGGGACCTGGTGTTCACCGAGTACGGCCTGCGGCTGGCCGAAGGCCACGTACGGGCCGGGGGCAGGGCGTTCACCGCCCGCTTCGACCGCCGCCGGCCGGGCGTCCACGCCTGGCACTGCGCGGACGTGCCGTTTGTCTTCGGTACGCACACCATCCCCGAGGCGGAGTTCCTCATCGGGGGCCCGCCCACCGCCGCCGACCACGACCTGTCCCGGCGCATGATCCGCTCCCTCGCCGGCTTCGCCGCCACCGGGGACCCGGGCTGGCCGGTGGACCGCACGTGGACCTGGAGCACCGGCGAGCCCGCCGAACCGCTGCCCGACACCCGGGCGCTGTGGCGGGATCACCGCTTCAGCCCAGAACGGCCCGCATCACCGCTCGGGCGATAG
- a CDS encoding SigE family RNA polymerase sigma factor yields the protein MREGDDFDAFYANTSRRMVGQVYAMVGSLTDAEDAVQEAYSRAWQRWSKIQQYGDPEGWVRTVAYRIAVSAWRKAANRLVAHRRHGVADDVPGTSADQIALAHALKQIPADQRRAIVLFHLVGLSVAEIAAETGSPTGTVKARLARGRKALAGHVSEFADDESTAGGREAQHA from the coding sequence ATGCGCGAGGGCGATGATTTCGACGCGTTCTACGCCAATACGTCCAGACGGATGGTCGGGCAGGTCTACGCGATGGTGGGCAGCCTGACCGATGCCGAGGACGCCGTGCAGGAGGCGTACTCACGGGCCTGGCAGCGTTGGTCCAAGATCCAGCAGTACGGGGATCCGGAAGGCTGGGTGCGCACCGTCGCCTACCGGATCGCGGTGAGCGCGTGGCGCAAGGCGGCCAACCGGCTGGTGGCACACCGCCGGCACGGAGTCGCCGATGACGTGCCCGGCACGTCGGCCGACCAGATCGCCCTGGCACATGCGTTGAAGCAGATCCCGGCCGACCAGCGGCGGGCGATCGTGCTGTTCCACCTGGTGGGCCTGTCCGTGGCGGAGATCGCCGCCGAGACCGGGTCGCCGACCGGAACGGTCAAGGCGCGACTGGCCCGCGGCCGCAAAGCCCTGGCCGGGCACGTATCCGAGTTTGCCGATGACGAGAGCACCGCCGGTGGGCGGGAGGCCCAGCATGCCTGA
- a CDS encoding FtsW/RodA/SpoVE family cell cycle protein yields MSATTLDAGAPPRPATPPPRRGRGMEFVLLLCAVLISVLGHCDVGLATAGTVPPDTLRYGCALGALALAAHGAVRAGAPCADPLLLPIALLLNGLGLILLQRLDLRTAEAAAPTQLVWSALGVALFIAVVLLLRDYRALARYAYVSVAAALVLMIVPIAFPAVNGARIWIQYAGLSIQPGEFAKVLLAVFFAAYLADNHHALAYTGRRIWFLQLPTGRALGPVLAIWAISVGVLVLERDLGTSLLFFGLFVILLYVSTGRTGWTAVGLLLSGAGAFAVGSLEPHVHSRVQDWLHPFASIDAGEGPSQLAQSLFAFAAGGVFGTGLGEGHSVLIGFAVKSDFVLATAGEELGLAGIAAVLLLYAMLTARGYAAGLAMRDPFGRLLAIGLASIIALQVFVIAGGVTDLIPLTGMAMPFLAQGGSSVVTNWIIIALLIRLSDTARRAEG; encoded by the coding sequence GCTCTGCGCCGTCCTGATCAGCGTCCTGGGCCACTGCGATGTCGGCCTGGCAACGGCAGGCACCGTCCCACCCGACACCCTGCGCTACGGCTGTGCGCTCGGCGCCCTCGCGCTGGCCGCGCACGGCGCGGTGCGCGCCGGGGCCCCCTGCGCGGACCCGCTGCTGTTGCCCATCGCGCTCCTGCTGAACGGCCTGGGCCTGATCCTGCTCCAGCGCCTGGACCTGCGGACCGCCGAAGCCGCCGCGCCCACCCAGCTCGTCTGGTCGGCGCTGGGCGTGGCGCTGTTCATCGCCGTCGTCCTGCTGCTGCGCGACTACCGCGCGCTGGCCCGGTACGCGTACGTCAGCGTGGCCGCCGCCCTGGTCCTGATGATCGTGCCGATCGCCTTCCCGGCCGTGAACGGCGCCAGGATCTGGATCCAGTACGCGGGCCTGTCCATCCAGCCCGGCGAGTTCGCGAAGGTGCTGCTGGCCGTCTTCTTCGCCGCGTACCTCGCCGACAACCACCACGCCCTCGCCTACACCGGCCGCCGGATCTGGTTTCTGCAGCTCCCCACCGGCCGGGCCCTCGGGCCGGTGCTGGCGATCTGGGCGATCAGCGTCGGTGTCCTGGTCCTGGAGCGCGACCTGGGCACCTCGCTGCTGTTCTTCGGCCTCTTCGTGATCCTGCTGTACGTCTCCACCGGCCGCACCGGCTGGACGGCCGTCGGCCTGCTGCTGTCCGGCGCCGGGGCGTTCGCCGTCGGCTCCCTGGAGCCGCACGTCCACAGCCGGGTCCAGGACTGGCTGCACCCCTTCGCGAGCATCGACGCCGGTGAGGGCCCGAGCCAGCTCGCGCAGTCGCTCTTCGCGTTCGCCGCCGGCGGGGTGTTCGGCACCGGCCTCGGGGAGGGCCACTCCGTCCTCATCGGCTTCGCCGTCAAGTCCGACTTCGTCCTCGCCACGGCCGGCGAGGAGCTGGGCCTGGCCGGCATCGCCGCCGTGCTCCTGCTCTACGCGATGCTGACCGCCCGGGGCTACGCCGCCGGGCTCGCCATGCGCGATCCCTTCGGCCGGCTGCTCGCGATCGGCCTCGCCTCGATCATCGCGCTGCAGGTCTTCGTGATCGCCGGGGGTGTGACCGACCTGATCCCGCTCACCGGGATGGCGATGCCGTTCCTGGCCCAGGGCGGCTCGTCCGTCGTCACCAACTGGATCATCATCGCCCTGCTGATCCGGCTCAGCGACACCGCCCGGAGGGCCGAGGGATGA